The sequence atatacagtacatgacagTATCAGTATCCGGGTGATAATTACCCAGGACAGATTGAAACGTCTTTAATGGCTTATTTAGATTCTGTTATATAACAGACCATATACTAGATACAATATAATAGACAAAATGACTTTTAACTGGCACATGTCCAAACTGGTTGCGTAAAATGTCAGTGATTTGGTAACATTAACCAACAATTATTTCAACATCAGTCTGGAGATATTAGCACATTATCTTGTTTATTACAACAGTAATTTTCTCATGTATTGGTTGCACATATTCTGTTAGCCGAGGTCAAACTTAATATGATTTGGCTGAGGTTTACAGTTGCTCTTTGCTTTTCAGGAACTTTCCAAGATCACGATGCCCATCGTCTTCAACGAGCCTCTGAGCTTCCTGCAGAGAATCACAGAATACATGGAACACACTTACCTCATCAACAGAGCCTGCTCGCTGTCCGACTCCATAGAGCGCATGCAGGTcagacagtcacacacacacacgcatttgTCATCTACAtgcatttttactttatatCTCCACAGAACACATGATTGGATAGTGAGGAAAACACTAGAGCTGGAAAAAGTGTAACTCCTTAAGTCATCACATATAAGCAGCCAGTCATCAGTGTGTGGACTTGGAAAAAATAGACATCATTTTTTTAACGTTTTCGTttcaaaatgtgtcattaatGACACATAATGACACATAATCAGGCCAAATCAAAGGCATAAGCTGTATGTGGTGCTGCCGTGTCCCAAACCTTTACATGATATTTCAAGAATCCATCATAGCCAAGTTTAATTTTCAATAATAAACGAGTCCTGTTGGTAATTCTTATAAAGACTGAGTAAGtcttttgaaatatatatatataagatttaatagagaaaaaacaaatttcctaTTGTACTGTGAAAATCCTAAAAGAACCAAACCTTTTTCTCATAAAAAGGGAtagaaagtctttttttttttttctttttttaaaaagatttttagaAATGTATAGCAATCCTAAAGGATTTCATTGGAAAAGGTGAAAATCCTCTAGCATACAGTTATGCATTACGGTATTATAGTATTCAGAAACACATATACTCATTAACAAAGATCAGCTCAGGCTCAGGATTGTGAgaacatgcaacacacacagaaatagaaacacacacactaacatggTCTGTGATTGTCTTCAGGCAATAGCTGCGTTTGCTGTGTCAGCAGTTGCGTCTCAGTGGGACAGAACTGGAAAACCCTTCAACCCTCTGCTGGGAGAGACCTATGAActcaccaggtacacacacacacacacacacacacacacacctctcgTTGTAAGGTCACCAGCTTAAACAGTATATTTAACCTCTTTCCTCTCCGCTGCCTTCTACAGAGAGGACCAGGGTTTCCGGCTGGTATCCGAGCAGGTATCCCATCATCCCCCAGTCAGTGCCTTCCACGCAGAGAGCCTGGTCGGGGACTTCGTCTTCCACGGCTCCATCTACCCCAAACTCAAATTCTGGGGCAAGAGTGTTGAGGCTGAGCCTAAAGGGACCATCACACTAGAGCTACTCAAGTAAGTCggaggaaatgtgtttgtgcttatatgattttttttaaatacagaatGTGTTCCtcatttcttctcctctcctggCTCCCGTTCTTCCCGTCCTTTCTACACTTTTCCCTActcccctctgtcctccctACATGTCTGCTGCATCTCCCGGTGCTCTTCTCTTCATCCCTCCTTCTCTCACCTCTccttatgtctctctctctcccttcctctcctcttctcctccaggCACAATGAGGCGTACACATGGAGTAACCCATACTGCTGTGTACACAATATCATCCTGGGCAAACTATGGATAGAGCAGTATGGCACAGTGGAAATAGTCAACCACAGGTAAACTATACATGCACGGCAGCTCTCGTGCAGTTCGTAGTTCTTTTAATGAGCAGATAAAACTATTTAACACTTACATTCGTCACTATGGGAACTGAGTGCAGCTATTCAAGAGGAAAAATTCAACTTCAGAGAAAACTGACCCGCAGTCAAATTCTagcaaaaaacagcaaaagtgaCGCTGTTATGTCTGTTACTCACAGAGCTGTTCAGCATTCCTGTCCGGCGCTTTTATTTACTCCGTCCCAGTGTTTACTCTGACTCTGAAGACCGCAGCTTGTTTACTCTCCGCGTGGCGTCTCAGGCAAACAATCTCTGGATAACTcttaaaatctttatttatccagAGAGGCTCTACAAAGCTTGTGTTATACTTATTTGTGTCACCCTCAGTTTCATATTCACACAGTCGCAAAGATTCACACCAGGAGCTGTGAAGTAGTCAAATCACAGTCGAACACAGCGTGCCGCTACAGAGCTTTACTGTCACGCTGATCGGATAAGAGTCTCGCCTGGAAAACTTCTCTGTTCTCCTGCATTAGTTTTTAATCAGTCTGGGATTCAGTCAAGCCTGTGAATATTATTACTAACATGATTTATCAAATGTTTATGTAGCggttttatttcattgtctttattagaacaaacaaaaacctcCTGACAATATTCCAGTATTGAGCAGTTATTATTTACTTTGACCTTCTAGGTTCAGTTCACATTaattcacaaaaacacagacagtgaagaGAAGGTAACtgactcttcttctctcttttctcctgcaGCACCGGAGACAAGTGTGTGTTGAATTTCAAGCCCTGTGGGATGTTTGGCAAAGAGCTGCACAAAGTGGAGGGATACATCCAGGATAAGAGGTTAGAGTTTACTCTCTGCTTGCTACGTCAACTACAGTATAGACACTCAGTTATTTGATATCATGTTAAGTTTGGAACATCGTTATATTAATCTGGTTCTTCCTTTtccttcactttcactttcccTGTattatttcctctctctcttctgtcttttcctacctttctcctctctccctgttcctctctgctctgtctttctctccgtCCAGTAAAAAGAAGCTCTCTGTCATCTATGGGAAGTGGACAGAGTGCATGTGGAGTGTCGACCCTCAGGCCTACGAGGCGCACAAGAAGTcagagaagaaaggagacaaCAAGAAGCACAAAAATGTGAGAACGGATTACAAAATCCGTGTCTTGACACGTGTCTAGAGAAATAATGTTGCGCAAGAAAAATTGTTCTTAGATGGCGCTTTTAGCAGCAGTTTCAACATAACAGCTGTGAGAAGATCGATTACAGCCATAAAACTGTTGTTACTGGAGCTGTGACTTATAGATGGTTACTGTTTGTAGAGACAGTATGAGTCATGTGAGATGTCATTGTGGTTAAAATGAAGTGTTTTATTTCCAG is a genomic window of Thunnus maccoyii chromosome 4, fThuMac1.1, whole genome shotgun sequence containing:
- the LOC121896054 gene encoding oxysterol-binding protein-related protein 2-like, with protein sequence MSNEDEFYDAVTGLDSDESYEGVSEASFKDALVFDSSSQKKNGSVPQENGIKKHRTSLPAPMFSRNTISVWSILKKCIGLELSKITMPIVFNEPLSFLQRITEYMEHTYLINRACSLSDSIERMQAIAAFAVSAVASQWDRTGKPFNPLLGETYELTREDQGFRLVSEQVSHHPPVSAFHAESLVGDFVFHGSIYPKLKFWGKSVEAEPKGTITLELLKHNEAYTWSNPYCCVHNIILGKLWIEQYGTVEIVNHSTGDKCVLNFKPCGMFGKELHKVEGYIQDKSKKKLSVIYGKWTECMWSVDPQAYEAHKKSEKKGDNKKHKNEEQVGAENDDADDMPEVQETVSVVPGSTLLWRIDSRPAHSATMYNFTNFAMCLNELEPGMEAILAPTDCRFRPDIRAMENGNMDDASREKERLEEKQRAARKERAKNDEEWSTSWFQMSTNPYTGSQDWNYSGGYFNRNYHDLPDIY